A genomic window from Salvia splendens isolate huo1 chromosome 11, SspV2, whole genome shotgun sequence includes:
- the LOC121754942 gene encoding uncharacterized protein LOC121754942, with translation MNSMLFRSGSGPIPVQAPPAASPRPSISVPSPRRPSIRRSSSETRTPSRQRSRSFSSLRIPEELGTPGGGMNKNRNSGGGGGAEGDDIGAYYQQMIRSNPTNSLLLRNYARYLHQVVGDVVKAEEYYERAILGNPGDGEVLSLYGNLIWETHRDEMRANSYFTQAIQASPNDAMILGSYAHFLWEAEDEECGDDEEMETQLVPLPSIMVSAF, from the exons ATGAACTCCATGCTTTTCCGATCAGGTTCCGGTCCCATCCCCGTCCAAGCCCCTCCCGCCGCCTCACCTCGCCCCTCCATCTCCGTACCGTCGCCGCGCCGCCCCAGCATCCGCCGCTCCTCTTCGGAGACGAGGACGCCAAGCCGGCAGCGCTCCCGCTCCTTCAGTTCGCTGCGGATACCCGAGGAGCTGGGAACGCCCGGCGGAGGAATGAACAAGAACCGGAATTCTGGGGGTGGCGGCGGCGCAGAGGGGGACGACATCGGGGCTTATTACCAACAGATGATTAGGTCCAATCCCACCAACTCGCTGCTCTTGAGAAACTACGCCAGATATTTGCATCAG GTGGTGGGAGATGTGGTGAAAGCGGAAGAGTATTATGAGAGGGCAATTTTGGGAAACCCAGGAGATGGAGAAGTGCTATCTCTATATGGGAACTTAATATGGGAGACTCATAGAGATGAGATGAGAGCCAATTCTTATTTCACTCAAGCCATTCAAGCTTCCCCTAACGACGC TATGATTTTGGGTTCGTATGCGCATTTCTTGTGGGAGGCAGAGGATGAAGAATGTGGAGATGATGAGGAAATGGAGACTCAACTTGTGCCACTTCCATCGATTATGGTGTCAGCTTTCTGA